Proteins encoded by one window of Arachis ipaensis cultivar K30076 chromosome B04, Araip1.1, whole genome shotgun sequence:
- the LOC107639324 gene encoding uncharacterized protein LOC107639324 isoform X1, translating into MAQNKTGNKLGANTAKDLGVLPQHIQPELGCGSDTGQIVYNNIVLATGRGFSENISHDGVSAGRVPDSPDISRSSEHRIMLSRENGHVRYEELSNILGLRRMDSENAAEIAEIPSLNKQDQEMKNGVPGVSLRKTVPGDRGTRNRVQSSTGDHPGARPVVSPLLRCESSHSNGFSVSGTLDDSLPWKMKLLCSSGGKILPRPSDGKLRYVGGETRIISTRKDLSWEELVKKTSSICRQPHTIKYQLPGEDLDALISVSSEEDLQNMTEEYHGFERREGSQRLRIFLVPLTESEETPLTEVSMIQQSDPDYQYVVAVNGIADPSPRNNNGGMSLTNEASQFAPVFQKISANPSSAFENRGAINSLNGDGVLNKSVSPIPIQVSGSSAGYVPFLGNERFQGSTESNVSFVTALLPPENSGTVIADWQYPQHAAAGQSKILNGQHFGNYNLGKGFVTHGCEGKLFGERLFQREKGNYFGNPLSCLEDPICQQAESDGISGSPYGLPHAFSDSQLHESAVRSGYCSQERIGQSFSLNLENTQLSSILLSNISQGNPLELQRDPILHHPQIQSTIPKGDSTELCKRQEMTSSSPYSDSLGMNCDVYNGSISTENRYPKAQSRLTDYSFVANDIQDNSVKLEKMKIIEEYNCFPSNNGNVYVEKPAIIDMGNMSELHLLDSFLPSNSNSQVNVQKNWEVTSEDRIPASSGMAELSPNNIVDKIPSDLLDMSQRTDDSKKCALAEGLNGKQDIDFSLTRIFDLNAPLKDEESSSGKSNLGNNFFELSINPDSLKCAPIQLSENQLASGFHENSTLSSARLHPASPPVDYGPKFNLPMNVNTAGENTSFRRAPSFLDDSVSSTDQIIDLSDPSKNIQWCHEASRVQPFVVGDNVISVSPPNVESSLVQSSNSVDDIGSDVGSLAHTEAESILPESELEDFKDNQTDKHDFLSDAMIAEMEASIYGLQIIRNADLEDLLELGSGTYGTVYHGKWRGTDVAIKRIKRSCFAGRSSEQERLAKDFWREAQILSNLHHPNVVAFYGIVPDGVGGTLATVTEFMVNGSLRHVLIKKERLLDRRRKLIIAMDAAFGMEYLHSKNIVHFDLKCDNLLVNLRDPQRPVCKVGDFGLSRIKRNTLVSGGVRGTLPWMAPELLNGSSSRVSEKVDVFSFGISLWELFTGEEPYADMHCGAIIGGIVKNTLRPPIPERCDPGWRKLMEECWSADPNSRPSFTEITSRLRSMSIALQVKGTS; encoded by the exons ATGGCACAAAATAAGACAGGTAACAAATTAGGTGCCAACACTGCAAAGGACCTTGGTGTGCTTCCTCAACACATCCAGCCTGAGTTAGGTTGTGGTTCAGATACAGGACAGATTGTGTATAATAATATTGTTCTAGCCACTGGAAGAGGATTTTCAGAGAATATCAGTcatgatggagtttctgcaggaAGAGTTCCTGATTCACCTGATATATCTCGAAGTTCTGAGCATAGAATTATGTTGAGTAGGGAGAATGGCCATGTGAGATATGAAGAACTTAGTAATATTTTAGGCTTGAGGAGAATGGACTCTGAGAATGCTGCTGAGATAGCTGAAATTCCCTCTCTAAACAAGCAGGATCAGGAGATGAAAAATGGGGTTCCTGGAGTCAGTTTAAGAAAAACAGTACCTGGAGATCGTGGTACGAGGAACAGAGTTCAATCATCGACTGGTGATCATCCTGGTGCCAGACCGGTTGTATCACCCCTTCTCAGATGTGAGTCTTCACATTCTAATGGATTTTCTGTTTCAGGAACTTTGGATGATTCTTTGCCATGGAAAATGAAGCTTCTATGCAGCTCTGGTGGAAAAATATTACCCAGGCCTAGTGATGGGAAACTCAGATATGTAGGGGGAGAGACCCGCATAATATCTACAAGAAAGGATTTATCATGGGAAGAGCTTGTAAAGAAGACCTCGAGTATTTGTAGGCAACCTCACACAATCAAATACCAGCTTCCTGGGGAGGATCTGGATGCTCTAATATCTGTTTCCTCGGAGGAGGATCTTCAAAATATGACAGAGGAATACCATGGGTTTGAAAGGCGTGAAGGTTCTCAAAGACTTAGAATTTTTTTGGTTCCTTTGACTGAATCTGAAGAGACGCCGTTAACTGAAGTGAGCATGATTCAACAAAGTGATCCTGACTACCAATATGTTGTTGCCGTGAATGGCATAGCAGATCCCAGTCCAAGGAACAACAATGGTGGGATGAGTTTGACCAATGAAGCAAGTCAGTTTGCTCCAGTTTTTCAGAAAATTTCTGCAAATCCCTCTTCTGCCTTTGAGAACAGGGGTGCTATTAATTCTTTAAATGGAGATGGGGTTCTGAACAAATCAGTTTCTCCTATTCCTATTCAGGTATCAGGTTCTAGTGCAGGTTATGTTCCATTTCTTGGTAATGAACGGTTTCAGGGAAGTACCGAGAGCAATGTGTCATTTGTTACTGCTCTGCTACCCCCTGAGAACTCTGGCACTGTCATTGCTGATTGGCAATACCCTCAGCATGCAGCTGCTGGTCAGTCCAAGATACTCAATGGACAGCACTTCGGCAACTACAATCTTGGCAAGGGATTTGTGACTCATGGTTGCGAGGGTAAATTATTTGGTGAAAGGCTGTTTCAAAGGGAAAAGGGAAACTACTTTGGAAATCCTCTTTCATGCTTGGAAGATCCAATTTGTCAACAAGCTGAATCTGATGGAATTTCTGGTTCCCCCTATGGGCTGCCACATGCTTTTTCTGATTCACAATTGCATGAGAGTGCTGTTAGGTCTGGTTACTGCTCACAAGAAAGAATTGGCCAATCTTTTTCCTTGAACCTTGAAAATACTCAATTATCTTCAATCCTTCTTTCTAATATCTCACAAGGGAATCCTTTGGAGCTTCAACGTGATCCTATTCTCCACCATCCCCAAATACAAAGTACGATACCAAAAGGTGACTCCACCGAGCTGTGCAAAAGGCAAGAAATGACATCTTCTTCTCCATATTCAGATTCATTAGGAATGAACTGTGATGTTTATAATGGTAGCATTTCAACTGAAAATAGGTACCCTAAAGCACAGTCCAGATTAACTGACTATAGCTTTGTAGCAAATGATATTCAAGATAACTCTGTTAAATTAGAAAAGATGAAGATAATTGAAGAGTATAATTGCTTTCCGAGTAATAATGGAAATGTTTATGTTGAGAAACCAGCCATCATTGATATGGGAAACATGAGTGAATTGCATCTTTTGGACTCCTTCCTTCCTAGTAACTCAAATTCTCAGGTTAATGTGCAAAAGAATTGGGAGGTTACATCTGAGGATAGAATTCCTGCATCATCTGGTATGGCGGAACTTTCTCCAAATAATATCGTGGACAAGATCCCATCTGATCTTCTTGATATGAGCCAAAGGACTGATGATAGCAAGAAATGTGCATTAGCTGAAGGTTTGAACGGGAAACAAGATATTGACTTTTCATTGACCAGGATATTTGATTTAAATGCCCCATTAAAAGACGAAGAAAGCTCTTCTGGCAAAAGTAATCTGGGCAATAATTTCTTTGAGCTATCCATTAACCCAGACTCTCTTAAATGTGCACCAATTCAGCTTTCTGAGAACCAACTGGCTTCAGGATTTCATGAAAATTCAACACTAAGCTCGGCTAGATTGCACCCTGCTTCACCTCCTGTTGATTATGGTCCAaagttcaacttgccaatgaatGTGAATACTGCAGGCGAGAATACTTCTTTTAGAAGGGCACCTTCTTTCCTTGATGACTCGGTGAGCAGTACAGATCAAATCATTGATCTGTCAGATCCATCAAAGAATATACAATGGTGTCACGAGGCAAGCCGGGTACAGCCATTTGTAGTAGGAGACAATGTGATTAGTGTTTCTCCTCCAAATGTTGAGTCTTCATTGGTACAGAGCTCAAATTCCGTGGATGATATAGGAAGTGATGTTGGATCCCTTGCTCATACAGAAGCAGAAAGCATCCTCCCAGAGTCTGAACTGGAG GATTTTAAAGACAATCAAACAGACAAGCATGACTTCCTTTCTGATGCAATGATAGCAGAAATGGAAGCCAGCATATATGGTTTGCAG ATAATAAGGAATGCTGATCTCGAAGACCTTTTGGAGTTAGGATCTGGTACTTATGGAACTGTTTATCATGGAAAATGGCGGGGAACAGATGTTGCTATAAAGAGAATTAAAAGGAGCTGCTTTGCAGGGAGATCTTCTGAGCAAGAACGGTTG GCAAAAGACTTCTGGAGAGAGGCACAAATCCTCTCAAATCTTCACCATCCAAATGTGGTGGCATTTTATGGAATAGTACCAGATGGGGTTGGCGGAACCTTAGCAACAGTAACAGAGTTCATGGTTAATGGTTCTCTTAGGCATGTCCTCATCAAGAAAGAAAG ATTACTAGATCGTCGTAGAAAGCTGATAATTGCCATGGATGCAGCTTTTGGTATGGAATATTTGCACTCGAAAAACATTGTCCATTTTGATTTGAAATGTGACAACTTGCTTGTGAATCTAAGGGATCCACAGCGACCCGTATGCAAA GTTGGAGATTTTGGATTATCAAGGATCAAACGAAATACACTTGTGTCTGGGGGTGTACGAGGAACCCTTCCATGGATGGCACCAGAGCTGTTGAATGGCAGCAGTAGCCGGGTTTCTGAAAAG GTTGATGTTTTCTCCTTTGGCATCTCATTGTGGGAGTTATTCACAGGGGAGGAACCATATGCAGACATGCATTGTGGTGCCATTATTG GGGGGATTGTAAAGAACACTCTTCGACCACCTATTCCGGAACGCTGTGATCCTGGATGGAGGAAGCTAATGGAAGAGTGCTGGTCAGCTGACCCCAACAGCCGACCATCATTCACGGAGATAACCAGCAGGTTACGATCCATGTCTATAGCACTTCAAGTAAAGGGAACTTCATGA
- the LOC107639324 gene encoding uncharacterized protein LOC107639324 isoform X3 produces the protein MAQNKTGNKLGANTAKDLGVLPQHIQPELGCGSDTGQIVYNNIVLATGRGFSENISHDGVSAGRVPDSPDISRSSEHRIMLSRENGHVRYEELSNILGLRRMDSENAAEIAEIPSLNKQDQEMKNGVPGVSLRKTVPGDRGTRNRVQSSTGDHPGARPVVSPLLRCESSHSNGFSVSGTLDDSLPWKMKLLCSSGGKILPRPSDGKLRYVGGETRIISTRKDLSWEELVKKTSSICRQPHTIKYQLPGEDLDALISVSSEEDLQNMTEEYHGFERREGSQRLRIFLVPLTESEETPLTEVSMIQQSDPDYQYVVAVNGIADPSPRNNNGGMSLTNEASQFAPVFQKISANPSSAFENRGAINSLNGDGVLNKSVSPIPIQVSGSSAGYVPFLGNERFQGSTESNVSFVTALLPPENSGTVIADWQYPQHAAAGQSKILNGQHFGNYNLGKGFVTHGCEGKLFGERLFQREKGNYFGNPLSCLEDPICQQAESDGISGSPYGLPHAFSDSQLHESAVRSGYCSQERIGQSFSLNLENTQLSSILLSNISQGNPLELQRDPILHHPQIQSTIPKGDSTELCKRQEMTSSSPYSDSLGMNCDVYNGSISTENRYPKAQSRLTDYSFVANDIQDNSVKLEKMKIIEEYNCFPSNNGNVYVEKPAIIDMGNMSELHLLDSFLPSNSNSQVNVQKNWEVTSEDRIPASSGMAELSPNNIVDKIPSDLLDMSQRTDDSKKCALAEGLNGKQDIDFSLTRIFDLNAPLKDEESSSGKSNLGNNFFELSINPDSLKCAPIQLSENQLASGFHENSTLSSARLHPASPPVDYGPKFNLPMNVNTAGENTSFRRAPSFLDDSVSSTDQIIDLSDPSKNIQWCHEASRVQPFVVGDNVISVSPPNVESSLVQSSNSVDDIGSDVGSLAHTEAESILPESELEIIRNADLEDLLELGSGTYGTVYHGKWRGTDVAIKRIKRSCFAGRSSEQERLAKDFWREAQILSNLHHPNVVAFYGIVPDGVGGTLATVTEFMVNGSLRHVLIKKERLLDRRRKLIIAMDAAFGMEYLHSKNIVHFDLKCDNLLVNLRDPQRPVCKVGDFGLSRIKRNTLVSGGVRGTLPWMAPELLNGSSSRVSEKVDVFSFGISLWELFTGEEPYADMHCGAIIGGIVKNTLRPPIPERCDPGWRKLMEECWSADPNSRPSFTEITSRLRSMSIALQVKGTS, from the exons ATGGCACAAAATAAGACAGGTAACAAATTAGGTGCCAACACTGCAAAGGACCTTGGTGTGCTTCCTCAACACATCCAGCCTGAGTTAGGTTGTGGTTCAGATACAGGACAGATTGTGTATAATAATATTGTTCTAGCCACTGGAAGAGGATTTTCAGAGAATATCAGTcatgatggagtttctgcaggaAGAGTTCCTGATTCACCTGATATATCTCGAAGTTCTGAGCATAGAATTATGTTGAGTAGGGAGAATGGCCATGTGAGATATGAAGAACTTAGTAATATTTTAGGCTTGAGGAGAATGGACTCTGAGAATGCTGCTGAGATAGCTGAAATTCCCTCTCTAAACAAGCAGGATCAGGAGATGAAAAATGGGGTTCCTGGAGTCAGTTTAAGAAAAACAGTACCTGGAGATCGTGGTACGAGGAACAGAGTTCAATCATCGACTGGTGATCATCCTGGTGCCAGACCGGTTGTATCACCCCTTCTCAGATGTGAGTCTTCACATTCTAATGGATTTTCTGTTTCAGGAACTTTGGATGATTCTTTGCCATGGAAAATGAAGCTTCTATGCAGCTCTGGTGGAAAAATATTACCCAGGCCTAGTGATGGGAAACTCAGATATGTAGGGGGAGAGACCCGCATAATATCTACAAGAAAGGATTTATCATGGGAAGAGCTTGTAAAGAAGACCTCGAGTATTTGTAGGCAACCTCACACAATCAAATACCAGCTTCCTGGGGAGGATCTGGATGCTCTAATATCTGTTTCCTCGGAGGAGGATCTTCAAAATATGACAGAGGAATACCATGGGTTTGAAAGGCGTGAAGGTTCTCAAAGACTTAGAATTTTTTTGGTTCCTTTGACTGAATCTGAAGAGACGCCGTTAACTGAAGTGAGCATGATTCAACAAAGTGATCCTGACTACCAATATGTTGTTGCCGTGAATGGCATAGCAGATCCCAGTCCAAGGAACAACAATGGTGGGATGAGTTTGACCAATGAAGCAAGTCAGTTTGCTCCAGTTTTTCAGAAAATTTCTGCAAATCCCTCTTCTGCCTTTGAGAACAGGGGTGCTATTAATTCTTTAAATGGAGATGGGGTTCTGAACAAATCAGTTTCTCCTATTCCTATTCAGGTATCAGGTTCTAGTGCAGGTTATGTTCCATTTCTTGGTAATGAACGGTTTCAGGGAAGTACCGAGAGCAATGTGTCATTTGTTACTGCTCTGCTACCCCCTGAGAACTCTGGCACTGTCATTGCTGATTGGCAATACCCTCAGCATGCAGCTGCTGGTCAGTCCAAGATACTCAATGGACAGCACTTCGGCAACTACAATCTTGGCAAGGGATTTGTGACTCATGGTTGCGAGGGTAAATTATTTGGTGAAAGGCTGTTTCAAAGGGAAAAGGGAAACTACTTTGGAAATCCTCTTTCATGCTTGGAAGATCCAATTTGTCAACAAGCTGAATCTGATGGAATTTCTGGTTCCCCCTATGGGCTGCCACATGCTTTTTCTGATTCACAATTGCATGAGAGTGCTGTTAGGTCTGGTTACTGCTCACAAGAAAGAATTGGCCAATCTTTTTCCTTGAACCTTGAAAATACTCAATTATCTTCAATCCTTCTTTCTAATATCTCACAAGGGAATCCTTTGGAGCTTCAACGTGATCCTATTCTCCACCATCCCCAAATACAAAGTACGATACCAAAAGGTGACTCCACCGAGCTGTGCAAAAGGCAAGAAATGACATCTTCTTCTCCATATTCAGATTCATTAGGAATGAACTGTGATGTTTATAATGGTAGCATTTCAACTGAAAATAGGTACCCTAAAGCACAGTCCAGATTAACTGACTATAGCTTTGTAGCAAATGATATTCAAGATAACTCTGTTAAATTAGAAAAGATGAAGATAATTGAAGAGTATAATTGCTTTCCGAGTAATAATGGAAATGTTTATGTTGAGAAACCAGCCATCATTGATATGGGAAACATGAGTGAATTGCATCTTTTGGACTCCTTCCTTCCTAGTAACTCAAATTCTCAGGTTAATGTGCAAAAGAATTGGGAGGTTACATCTGAGGATAGAATTCCTGCATCATCTGGTATGGCGGAACTTTCTCCAAATAATATCGTGGACAAGATCCCATCTGATCTTCTTGATATGAGCCAAAGGACTGATGATAGCAAGAAATGTGCATTAGCTGAAGGTTTGAACGGGAAACAAGATATTGACTTTTCATTGACCAGGATATTTGATTTAAATGCCCCATTAAAAGACGAAGAAAGCTCTTCTGGCAAAAGTAATCTGGGCAATAATTTCTTTGAGCTATCCATTAACCCAGACTCTCTTAAATGTGCACCAATTCAGCTTTCTGAGAACCAACTGGCTTCAGGATTTCATGAAAATTCAACACTAAGCTCGGCTAGATTGCACCCTGCTTCACCTCCTGTTGATTATGGTCCAaagttcaacttgccaatgaatGTGAATACTGCAGGCGAGAATACTTCTTTTAGAAGGGCACCTTCTTTCCTTGATGACTCGGTGAGCAGTACAGATCAAATCATTGATCTGTCAGATCCATCAAAGAATATACAATGGTGTCACGAGGCAAGCCGGGTACAGCCATTTGTAGTAGGAGACAATGTGATTAGTGTTTCTCCTCCAAATGTTGAGTCTTCATTGGTACAGAGCTCAAATTCCGTGGATGATATAGGAAGTGATGTTGGATCCCTTGCTCATACAGAAGCAGAAAGCATCCTCCCAGAGTCTGAACTGGAG ATAATAAGGAATGCTGATCTCGAAGACCTTTTGGAGTTAGGATCTGGTACTTATGGAACTGTTTATCATGGAAAATGGCGGGGAACAGATGTTGCTATAAAGAGAATTAAAAGGAGCTGCTTTGCAGGGAGATCTTCTGAGCAAGAACGGTTG GCAAAAGACTTCTGGAGAGAGGCACAAATCCTCTCAAATCTTCACCATCCAAATGTGGTGGCATTTTATGGAATAGTACCAGATGGGGTTGGCGGAACCTTAGCAACAGTAACAGAGTTCATGGTTAATGGTTCTCTTAGGCATGTCCTCATCAAGAAAGAAAG ATTACTAGATCGTCGTAGAAAGCTGATAATTGCCATGGATGCAGCTTTTGGTATGGAATATTTGCACTCGAAAAACATTGTCCATTTTGATTTGAAATGTGACAACTTGCTTGTGAATCTAAGGGATCCACAGCGACCCGTATGCAAA GTTGGAGATTTTGGATTATCAAGGATCAAACGAAATACACTTGTGTCTGGGGGTGTACGAGGAACCCTTCCATGGATGGCACCAGAGCTGTTGAATGGCAGCAGTAGCCGGGTTTCTGAAAAG GTTGATGTTTTCTCCTTTGGCATCTCATTGTGGGAGTTATTCACAGGGGAGGAACCATATGCAGACATGCATTGTGGTGCCATTATTG GGGGGATTGTAAAGAACACTCTTCGACCACCTATTCCGGAACGCTGTGATCCTGGATGGAGGAAGCTAATGGAAGAGTGCTGGTCAGCTGACCCCAACAGCCGACCATCATTCACGGAGATAACCAGCAGGTTACGATCCATGTCTATAGCACTTCAAGTAAAGGGAACTTCATGA
- the LOC107639324 gene encoding uncharacterized protein LOC107639324 isoform X2 → MAQNKTGNKLGANTAKDLGVLPQHIQPELGCGSDTGQIVYNNIVLATGRGFSENISHDGVSAGRVPDSPDISRSSEHRIMLSRENGHVRYEELSNILGLRRMDSENAAEIAEIPSLNKQDQEMKNGVPGVSLRKTVPGDRGTRNRVQSSTGTLDDSLPWKMKLLCSSGGKILPRPSDGKLRYVGGETRIISTRKDLSWEELVKKTSSICRQPHTIKYQLPGEDLDALISVSSEEDLQNMTEEYHGFERREGSQRLRIFLVPLTESEETPLTEVSMIQQSDPDYQYVVAVNGIADPSPRNNNGGMSLTNEASQFAPVFQKISANPSSAFENRGAINSLNGDGVLNKSVSPIPIQVSGSSAGYVPFLGNERFQGSTESNVSFVTALLPPENSGTVIADWQYPQHAAAGQSKILNGQHFGNYNLGKGFVTHGCEGKLFGERLFQREKGNYFGNPLSCLEDPICQQAESDGISGSPYGLPHAFSDSQLHESAVRSGYCSQERIGQSFSLNLENTQLSSILLSNISQGNPLELQRDPILHHPQIQSTIPKGDSTELCKRQEMTSSSPYSDSLGMNCDVYNGSISTENRYPKAQSRLTDYSFVANDIQDNSVKLEKMKIIEEYNCFPSNNGNVYVEKPAIIDMGNMSELHLLDSFLPSNSNSQVNVQKNWEVTSEDRIPASSGMAELSPNNIVDKIPSDLLDMSQRTDDSKKCALAEGLNGKQDIDFSLTRIFDLNAPLKDEESSSGKSNLGNNFFELSINPDSLKCAPIQLSENQLASGFHENSTLSSARLHPASPPVDYGPKFNLPMNVNTAGENTSFRRAPSFLDDSVSSTDQIIDLSDPSKNIQWCHEASRVQPFVVGDNVISVSPPNVESSLVQSSNSVDDIGSDVGSLAHTEAESILPESELEDFKDNQTDKHDFLSDAMIAEMEASIYGLQIIRNADLEDLLELGSGTYGTVYHGKWRGTDVAIKRIKRSCFAGRSSEQERLAKDFWREAQILSNLHHPNVVAFYGIVPDGVGGTLATVTEFMVNGSLRHVLIKKERLLDRRRKLIIAMDAAFGMEYLHSKNIVHFDLKCDNLLVNLRDPQRPVCKVGDFGLSRIKRNTLVSGGVRGTLPWMAPELLNGSSSRVSEKVDVFSFGISLWELFTGEEPYADMHCGAIIGGIVKNTLRPPIPERCDPGWRKLMEECWSADPNSRPSFTEITSRLRSMSIALQVKGTS, encoded by the exons ATGGCACAAAATAAGACAGGTAACAAATTAGGTGCCAACACTGCAAAGGACCTTGGTGTGCTTCCTCAACACATCCAGCCTGAGTTAGGTTGTGGTTCAGATACAGGACAGATTGTGTATAATAATATTGTTCTAGCCACTGGAAGAGGATTTTCAGAGAATATCAGTcatgatggagtttctgcaggaAGAGTTCCTGATTCACCTGATATATCTCGAAGTTCTGAGCATAGAATTATGTTGAGTAGGGAGAATGGCCATGTGAGATATGAAGAACTTAGTAATATTTTAGGCTTGAGGAGAATGGACTCTGAGAATGCTGCTGAGATAGCTGAAATTCCCTCTCTAAACAAGCAGGATCAGGAGATGAAAAATGGGGTTCCTGGAGTCAGTTTAAGAAAAACAGTACCTGGAGATCGTGGTACGAGGAACAGAGTTCAATCATCGACTG GAACTTTGGATGATTCTTTGCCATGGAAAATGAAGCTTCTATGCAGCTCTGGTGGAAAAATATTACCCAGGCCTAGTGATGGGAAACTCAGATATGTAGGGGGAGAGACCCGCATAATATCTACAAGAAAGGATTTATCATGGGAAGAGCTTGTAAAGAAGACCTCGAGTATTTGTAGGCAACCTCACACAATCAAATACCAGCTTCCTGGGGAGGATCTGGATGCTCTAATATCTGTTTCCTCGGAGGAGGATCTTCAAAATATGACAGAGGAATACCATGGGTTTGAAAGGCGTGAAGGTTCTCAAAGACTTAGAATTTTTTTGGTTCCTTTGACTGAATCTGAAGAGACGCCGTTAACTGAAGTGAGCATGATTCAACAAAGTGATCCTGACTACCAATATGTTGTTGCCGTGAATGGCATAGCAGATCCCAGTCCAAGGAACAACAATGGTGGGATGAGTTTGACCAATGAAGCAAGTCAGTTTGCTCCAGTTTTTCAGAAAATTTCTGCAAATCCCTCTTCTGCCTTTGAGAACAGGGGTGCTATTAATTCTTTAAATGGAGATGGGGTTCTGAACAAATCAGTTTCTCCTATTCCTATTCAGGTATCAGGTTCTAGTGCAGGTTATGTTCCATTTCTTGGTAATGAACGGTTTCAGGGAAGTACCGAGAGCAATGTGTCATTTGTTACTGCTCTGCTACCCCCTGAGAACTCTGGCACTGTCATTGCTGATTGGCAATACCCTCAGCATGCAGCTGCTGGTCAGTCCAAGATACTCAATGGACAGCACTTCGGCAACTACAATCTTGGCAAGGGATTTGTGACTCATGGTTGCGAGGGTAAATTATTTGGTGAAAGGCTGTTTCAAAGGGAAAAGGGAAACTACTTTGGAAATCCTCTTTCATGCTTGGAAGATCCAATTTGTCAACAAGCTGAATCTGATGGAATTTCTGGTTCCCCCTATGGGCTGCCACATGCTTTTTCTGATTCACAATTGCATGAGAGTGCTGTTAGGTCTGGTTACTGCTCACAAGAAAGAATTGGCCAATCTTTTTCCTTGAACCTTGAAAATACTCAATTATCTTCAATCCTTCTTTCTAATATCTCACAAGGGAATCCTTTGGAGCTTCAACGTGATCCTATTCTCCACCATCCCCAAATACAAAGTACGATACCAAAAGGTGACTCCACCGAGCTGTGCAAAAGGCAAGAAATGACATCTTCTTCTCCATATTCAGATTCATTAGGAATGAACTGTGATGTTTATAATGGTAGCATTTCAACTGAAAATAGGTACCCTAAAGCACAGTCCAGATTAACTGACTATAGCTTTGTAGCAAATGATATTCAAGATAACTCTGTTAAATTAGAAAAGATGAAGATAATTGAAGAGTATAATTGCTTTCCGAGTAATAATGGAAATGTTTATGTTGAGAAACCAGCCATCATTGATATGGGAAACATGAGTGAATTGCATCTTTTGGACTCCTTCCTTCCTAGTAACTCAAATTCTCAGGTTAATGTGCAAAAGAATTGGGAGGTTACATCTGAGGATAGAATTCCTGCATCATCTGGTATGGCGGAACTTTCTCCAAATAATATCGTGGACAAGATCCCATCTGATCTTCTTGATATGAGCCAAAGGACTGATGATAGCAAGAAATGTGCATTAGCTGAAGGTTTGAACGGGAAACAAGATATTGACTTTTCATTGACCAGGATATTTGATTTAAATGCCCCATTAAAAGACGAAGAAAGCTCTTCTGGCAAAAGTAATCTGGGCAATAATTTCTTTGAGCTATCCATTAACCCAGACTCTCTTAAATGTGCACCAATTCAGCTTTCTGAGAACCAACTGGCTTCAGGATTTCATGAAAATTCAACACTAAGCTCGGCTAGATTGCACCCTGCTTCACCTCCTGTTGATTATGGTCCAaagttcaacttgccaatgaatGTGAATACTGCAGGCGAGAATACTTCTTTTAGAAGGGCACCTTCTTTCCTTGATGACTCGGTGAGCAGTACAGATCAAATCATTGATCTGTCAGATCCATCAAAGAATATACAATGGTGTCACGAGGCAAGCCGGGTACAGCCATTTGTAGTAGGAGACAATGTGATTAGTGTTTCTCCTCCAAATGTTGAGTCTTCATTGGTACAGAGCTCAAATTCCGTGGATGATATAGGAAGTGATGTTGGATCCCTTGCTCATACAGAAGCAGAAAGCATCCTCCCAGAGTCTGAACTGGAG GATTTTAAAGACAATCAAACAGACAAGCATGACTTCCTTTCTGATGCAATGATAGCAGAAATGGAAGCCAGCATATATGGTTTGCAG ATAATAAGGAATGCTGATCTCGAAGACCTTTTGGAGTTAGGATCTGGTACTTATGGAACTGTTTATCATGGAAAATGGCGGGGAACAGATGTTGCTATAAAGAGAATTAAAAGGAGCTGCTTTGCAGGGAGATCTTCTGAGCAAGAACGGTTG GCAAAAGACTTCTGGAGAGAGGCACAAATCCTCTCAAATCTTCACCATCCAAATGTGGTGGCATTTTATGGAATAGTACCAGATGGGGTTGGCGGAACCTTAGCAACAGTAACAGAGTTCATGGTTAATGGTTCTCTTAGGCATGTCCTCATCAAGAAAGAAAG ATTACTAGATCGTCGTAGAAAGCTGATAATTGCCATGGATGCAGCTTTTGGTATGGAATATTTGCACTCGAAAAACATTGTCCATTTTGATTTGAAATGTGACAACTTGCTTGTGAATCTAAGGGATCCACAGCGACCCGTATGCAAA GTTGGAGATTTTGGATTATCAAGGATCAAACGAAATACACTTGTGTCTGGGGGTGTACGAGGAACCCTTCCATGGATGGCACCAGAGCTGTTGAATGGCAGCAGTAGCCGGGTTTCTGAAAAG GTTGATGTTTTCTCCTTTGGCATCTCATTGTGGGAGTTATTCACAGGGGAGGAACCATATGCAGACATGCATTGTGGTGCCATTATTG GGGGGATTGTAAAGAACACTCTTCGACCACCTATTCCGGAACGCTGTGATCCTGGATGGAGGAAGCTAATGGAAGAGTGCTGGTCAGCTGACCCCAACAGCCGACCATCATTCACGGAGATAACCAGCAGGTTACGATCCATGTCTATAGCACTTCAAGTAAAGGGAACTTCATGA